In Runella sp. SP2, the genomic window ATGTGCTGAAACTCAATCAACATAGGTGAGTCATTTTCTCTGACAGGCAACAAAAATTCAAAGTGACCGCTTTTAGATTTAGAAGAAGCCACGACTTTGTCAACGTCGGTGATTGCATTGACTGTACCATCGGGTAAATTTTTTAAATTACCAGTGATACGGACTGTGTTGCTTGACTTAGGTTCAGCACAGCTTATTATCAGTGAAAGCAATAATGAATAGCAAAATATTTTTTTCATAAAGTCAATAATTGATTAAATCCATTACTACAAATACAAAGGAGAATGGGCAGTACATAGGCAAGCATATTTTTAACTATTTATTGGTGAGGTTTATATAAAACATCTTATTATTTCGACAGCTCTGTCAAAAGTTGCGTGAGTTCTTTACTTTCTACTCTAGGCGCATTTGGATACACCAGCTTACCGCGTTTGTCAACAATCATGTAACGAGGTATCGAATCGATTTTTTGTTGCTTTAAGAAATCAGCATTTTGAGCGTTTAAAACCAAGAAACTGTTTGGATAACTGTTCAATTGCTCTTTTTCTGAGGCTTTTAACCAAGCTTCCATAGATTTATCAATCGACAAATAAACAAATACAATATTTTTATCTTTTAATGATTCTCTTAGCTTTACAGAATGTGGAAAAGCAGCCCTGCAAGGCCCACACCAGCTCGCCCAAAAATCTACATAAATCACTTTGCCTTGCGATTGTTTAATAATTGCATCAAGTGAGGTTTTCGTTTTATTATTATCCATCAACGTAAGTGATGTAGGCACGTAGCGCGTTGTATCAAGTTCTAGGACATACTTTACTTTAAGTTTTTCAATGAGGGAAGAATCTTTTACATCTTTCTCTAACTTGTTAAAGTAGCTCAAAAAGTCATTTTTTGAAAGTGACTCCGAAATTCTGCCAATATTTTTTATCAGCAAATAATTTTTGATTGTTTCTGAAAAATTAAATTCTGTATTTATTTTATCATAAATCACCTTATAATTCCTATTAATTCCATCTTTTAAATCCAAATAAGGTGCTTTATCAACAATAAATCTATACTCTACTATATCAACAAAATCTTTAAAATAGATTCCTTCATAATTTTCTAGGGTGTTTTCTTGGGAATTGCACCAATGATATACGTCATCAATCGAGAGTCGTTCTGTTTCAACCTCTATTAACTTTTTTAAATTTTCGATTTTATTTTTTTGAAATTTATACACATTTTCAGATATAAGACCTTGTTTACTAAGTGAATCAATAATCTTTTTGTTTATATCAAGATACATCATGCACTTTGGATATAATTCATTTTTCATTAACAAAATCCCTTTTTTATTTCTATTCATTACTTGCTCTCCTGTCATATTTTTTGACTGAGAAAGTGCACTTTTATCATTCAATATCTTTTTTCCATGCAAGCTAACGGCGCCAAAATATTCACCCATTGGAGAATAGTTCACAAACTCACACTGGCTCCTTACTAGGTCATCTACCTGATAATCATTTTTAGAAGTATTTCTATTTATAACCGTTACGATGGGAATATTTTTATTATATTCAATGACCACAGAGTCTCCCTTTTGCAAAATGTATTCGTTATAATCAAAGTAGTTAATCCAGTGCCGAAGAACACAATGGTTATTTTTCATTTTTAGTCGAATATCTTTATTTTTAATGTTACTTTCAACTTCAATCCATTTCATCTCATCATCGTACATAAACCGCAACAAGTGCTTATTTTGAGTCCATGCTGTTTTTGTATAATAAAAATAATTATCAATCTTTTGAGTGTTTTTAAAGGAAACATAAACAATACCTTCTGTATCGTTTGAAAACGCATTTATATGACACAAAAATGCCATTTTTAACATTAATAAGCGAAGTAGTGTTATTTTCATAATTTTAATTAAAAAAAATACTTACATAACTCACTATATATTGACTATAACAAAAGTGTTATTTACTAATGATTTGATAAAAATATTTAAAAACCTAGTAAAAACAAATAGTTTTGGATTTTTTTTAGAAAAAATAGTTTTTTGTTTTTGAGCCACAAAAAAAGGGAATCACCT contains:
- a CDS encoding TlpA disulfide reductase family protein, translated to MKITLLRLLMLKMAFLCHINAFSNDTEGIVYVSFKNTQKIDNYFYYTKTAWTQNKHLLRFMYDDEMKWIEVESNIKNKDIRLKMKNNHCVLRHWINYFDYNEYILQKGDSVVIEYNKNIPIVTVINRNTSKNDYQVDDLVRSQCEFVNYSPMGEYFGAVSLHGKKILNDKSALSQSKNMTGEQVMNRNKKGILLMKNELYPKCMMYLDINKKIIDSLSKQGLISENVYKFQKNKIENLKKLIEVETERLSIDDVYHWCNSQENTLENYEGIYFKDFVDIVEYRFIVDKAPYLDLKDGINRNYKVIYDKINTEFNFSETIKNYLLIKNIGRISESLSKNDFLSYFNKLEKDVKDSSLIEKLKVKYVLELDTTRYVPTSLTLMDNNKTKTSLDAIIKQSQGKVIYVDFWASWCGPCRAAFPHSVKLRESLKDKNIVFVYLSIDKSMEAWLKASEKEQLNSYPNSFLVLNAQNADFLKQQKIDSIPRYMIVDKRGKLVYPNAPRVESKELTQLLTELSK